A single candidate division KSB1 bacterium DNA region contains:
- a CDS encoding PHP domain-containing protein → MGQDEKRVDLHLHSSVSDGLFGPAELVRKAAAAGLRAIALTDHDEVGGIEEALRAGKAVGIEVVPGIEISCEGGSLDVHMLGFFVDPRHPEIRDYVHWYHEERLQRGRRMVQRLAELGIHLDFAELVQRVGSGALGRPHIADALLQHGYVSSIAEAFERYLGDGRPAYVPKRKLSPADAVELIHRAGGLAVLAHPGDGLSREEVLRAIELGIDGLEAVHPRHSAENVEWIRKIARDHGLLETGGSDFHGRGDEFLLGALDVFWPAYQALVEARDKNRRSSRVQSNTRGGEAEKASTA, encoded by the coding sequence ATGGGACAGGACGAAAAACGGGTCGATCTCCATCTCCACTCCAGTGTTTCGGATGGGCTCTTCGGTCCGGCGGAACTGGTTCGCAAGGCCGCTGCTGCGGGGCTCCGAGCCATTGCCCTAACGGATCACGATGAGGTCGGGGGCATCGAGGAGGCTTTGCGCGCGGGCAAGGCCGTGGGGATCGAAGTAGTGCCCGGAATCGAGATCAGCTGTGAGGGGGGGAGCCTGGACGTCCACATGCTCGGCTTCTTCGTGGACCCCAGGCATCCGGAAATTCGGGACTATGTGCACTGGTACCATGAGGAGCGCCTGCAGCGCGGACGCCGAATGGTCCAGCGGCTGGCCGAACTGGGAATCCACCTGGACTTTGCCGAGCTTGTGCAGCGTGTGGGCTCCGGGGCCCTGGGCCGCCCCCACATTGCCGATGCCCTCCTGCAGCACGGCTACGTCTCCTCGATCGCCGAGGCTTTTGAGCGGTACCTGGGGGACGGCAGGCCTGCCTACGTGCCGAAACGCAAACTCTCACCGGCCGACGCCGTTGAGCTGATCCATCGCGCTGGGGGACTGGCCGTTCTGGCGCATCCGGGCGATGGCCTGAGCCGAGAGGAGGTTCTGCGCGCCATCGAGCTCGGCATCGACGGACTCGAGGCAGTCCACCCACGCCACTCAGCCGAAAACGTGGAATGGATTCGCAAGATCGCCCGGGACCACGGTCTCCTGGAAACCGGGGGCTCGGATTTCCATGGGCGGGGCGATGAGTTCCTGCTGGGTGCCCTGGATGTCTTCTGGCCGGCGTACCAGGCTCTGGTCGAGGCTCGGGACAAGAATCGGCGCAGTTCCAGGGTGCAAAGCAACACCCGCGGCGGTGAAGCAGAAAAGGCGTCTACGGCTTGA
- the dcd gene encoding dCTP deaminase, with translation MSIKSDRWIRRMALEFGMIEPFVEEQISEGVISYGLSSYGYDVRIADEFKIFTNINTTIVDPKNFDTRSLVDFKGEVCIIPPNSFALGRTVEYFRIPRNVMTICVGKSTYARCGIITNVTPLEPGWEGHVTLEISNTTPLPAKIYAFEGIAQILFFESDEPCQRSYADKKGKYQRQQGVTLPRI, from the coding sequence ATGTCGATCAAGTCCGATCGCTGGATCCGCAGGATGGCTCTGGAATTCGGAATGATCGAACCGTTCGTAGAGGAGCAAATCAGCGAGGGCGTGATTTCGTACGGCCTTTCCTCGTACGGCTACGATGTGCGCATCGCCGACGAGTTCAAGATCTTCACCAACATCAATACCACGATCGTCGACCCCAAGAATTTCGACACCCGGAGCCTCGTCGACTTCAAAGGGGAAGTTTGCATTATTCCACCCAACTCGTTCGCGCTCGGGCGCACGGTGGAGTACTTCCGCATTCCCCGGAACGTGATGACCATCTGCGTGGGGAAATCCACGTACGCGCGCTGTGGGATCATTACCAACGTCACGCCTCTGGAGCCCGGCTGGGAGGGCCATGTGACCTTGGAGATTTCGAACACAACCCCTCTGCCCGCTAAGATCTACGCGTTCGAAGGGATCGCCCAGATCCTGTTTTTTGAGAGCGATGAACCCTGCCAGCGATCCTACGCCGACAAGAAAGGCAAGTACCAGCGCCAGCAGGGCGTGACCTTGCCGCGAATCTGA